One genomic window of Haloarchaeobius salinus includes the following:
- a CDS encoding RPA12/RPB9/RPC11 RNA polymerase family protein yields MQFCDGCGSIMHTEGDTWVCRSCENEEPRDSQAEAAMTTQDGQRDDGSPDVADATQGSTETMQEPCPADDCDSDRAYYEMMPKPGGSYEVRLFTCVECGQKWRES; encoded by the coding sequence ATGCAATTCTGTGACGGGTGTGGTTCGATCATGCACACGGAGGGCGACACGTGGGTGTGTCGCTCCTGTGAGAACGAGGAGCCACGGGACTCGCAAGCAGAAGCGGCGATGACGACCCAGGATGGACAGCGGGACGACGGGTCACCCGACGTGGCCGACGCGACCCAGGGATCCACCGAGACGATGCAGGAGCCCTGTCCGGCGGACGACTGCGATAGCGACCGGGCCTACTACGAGATGATGCCGAAGCCGGGCGGCTCCTACGAGGTCCGGCTGTTCACCTGCGTCGAGTGCGGCCAGAAGTGGCGCGAGTCCTGA
- the mfnA gene encoding tyrosine decarboxylase MfnA, translating into MRGQPQAFDRVLSSMCTEPHPVAREAAERFLATNPGDPATYQSVADLEDEAIAGLGELVGLDDPAGYIASGGTEANIQAVRIARNRAVSSTPNVVVPESAHFSFQKAADVLSVELRVAPLTDDWTADVGAVRRFCDEDTALVVGVAGTTEYGRVDPIPELAELADDVGALCHVDAAWGGFVLPFTDHEWHFGHADVDTMTIDPHKMGAAAIPAGGLVARDGGLFDALAVDTPYLESAKQATLTGTRSGAGVASAAAAMDELWPDGYREQYERAQANAEWVADALSERGFDVVEPELPLVAVPMSDELFESLREADWRVSRTADGKLRIVCMPHVTRDVLEAFVADVDRLQPTANINT; encoded by the coding sequence ATGCGCGGCCAGCCACAGGCGTTCGACCGGGTGCTCTCCTCGATGTGCACGGAACCCCACCCGGTCGCCCGCGAGGCCGCAGAGCGGTTCCTCGCCACGAACCCCGGCGACCCCGCGACGTACCAGAGCGTCGCGGACCTGGAGGACGAGGCCATCGCCGGTCTCGGCGAACTCGTCGGCCTCGACGACCCAGCGGGCTACATCGCCAGCGGTGGTACGGAGGCGAACATCCAGGCGGTGCGCATCGCCCGCAACCGGGCGGTGTCGAGCACGCCGAACGTCGTCGTGCCGGAGAGCGCGCACTTCTCGTTCCAGAAGGCCGCCGACGTGCTCTCGGTGGAGCTCCGGGTCGCCCCGCTCACCGACGACTGGACCGCCGACGTGGGTGCAGTGCGCCGGTTCTGCGACGAGGACACCGCGCTCGTCGTCGGCGTCGCCGGGACGACCGAGTACGGCAGGGTCGATCCCATCCCCGAACTCGCCGAGCTCGCGGACGACGTGGGCGCGCTCTGTCACGTCGATGCGGCCTGGGGCGGCTTCGTCCTCCCCTTCACCGACCACGAGTGGCACTTCGGGCACGCCGACGTCGACACGATGACCATCGATCCGCACAAGATGGGCGCGGCGGCTATCCCGGCGGGCGGGCTGGTCGCCCGCGACGGCGGGCTGTTCGACGCGCTCGCCGTCGACACGCCGTACCTCGAGTCGGCGAAGCAGGCGACGCTCACGGGCACCCGCTCCGGTGCGGGCGTCGCGAGCGCGGCGGCGGCGATGGACGAACTCTGGCCCGACGGCTACCGCGAGCAGTACGAGCGGGCGCAGGCCAACGCCGAGTGGGTCGCCGACGCGCTCTCCGAGCGGGGGTTCGACGTGGTCGAGCCCGAACTGCCGCTGGTCGCGGTCCCGATGTCGGACGAGCTGTTCGAGTCGCTGCGCGAGGCCGACTGGCGGGTCTCCCGGACCGCGGACGGCAAGCTCCGCATCGTCTGCATGCCCCACGTCACCCGCGACGTGCTCGAGGCGTTCGTCGCCGACGTCGACCGACTGCAGCCCACTGCGAACATTAACACTTAG
- a CDS encoding YqaA family protein: MSTVSTPSLALLDTFLSVDPVVWLPLSEFIPDFAGLAEAVRNASGVIGLAIIAVYSFLIAFVLPLPSEVVLAPVRTGTLALGLPTYLEYAIVIVVSGVGKAAGSVFAFHIGQEAKESGPVVRFLRNSRFNIIEWSEKKSVELARRYGYVGLAMALSVPFFPDTISIYAFAVLERDYKKFALATFAGSVGRLLVTMGAFGVAFVFL, translated from the coding sequence GTGTCCACCGTCTCGACCCCGTCGCTCGCCCTCCTCGACACGTTCCTGTCCGTCGATCCGGTGGTCTGGCTCCCGCTCTCCGAGTTCATCCCCGACTTCGCCGGGCTGGCCGAGGCGGTCCGGAACGCGTCGGGCGTCATCGGGCTCGCCATCATCGCTGTCTACTCCTTCCTCATCGCGTTCGTGCTGCCGCTCCCGAGCGAGGTCGTCCTCGCCCCGGTCAGGACGGGGACCCTCGCGCTCGGGCTGCCGACCTACCTCGAGTACGCCATCGTCATCGTCGTCAGCGGCGTCGGGAAGGCTGCGGGCAGCGTGTTCGCGTTCCACATCGGACAGGAGGCCAAGGAGTCCGGACCCGTCGTCCGGTTCCTCCGGAACTCGCGGTTCAACATCATCGAGTGGTCCGAGAAGAAGTCCGTCGAGCTCGCCCGGCGGTACGGCTACGTCGGGCTGGCGATGGCGCTGTCGGTGCCGTTCTTCCCCGACACCATCTCCATCTACGCGTTCGCGGTGCTCGAACGCGACTACAAGAAGTTCGCGCTGGCGACGTTCGCGGGCAGCGTCGGCCGGCTGCTCGTGACGATGGGTGCCTTCGGCGTCGCGTTCGTGTTCCTCTAG
- the crcB gene encoding fluoride efflux transporter CrcB, translated as MNLPAPLLVGLGGAVGAVGRQLVSVALTRREEAVPRGTFVVNVVGSFVLAALTAASPGGDVALLVGTGACGAFTTFSSFGVATVDRLERGRWLAAALNAFGTLAACLLAVVVGWGVGHAL; from the coding sequence ATGAATCTACCAGCCCCACTGCTCGTCGGCCTCGGCGGCGCGGTCGGTGCGGTGGGCCGCCAGCTCGTCTCGGTCGCGCTCACCCGACGCGAGGAGGCCGTCCCCCGCGGGACGTTCGTGGTGAACGTCGTCGGGAGCTTCGTCCTCGCCGCGCTCACCGCGGCCAGCCCGGGTGGCGACGTGGCACTGCTCGTCGGCACCGGGGCCTGCGGCGCGTTCACGACGTTCTCCTCGTTCGGCGTCGCGACCGTCGACCGGCTCGAACGCGGCCGCTGGCTCGCGGCGGCGCTCAACGCGTTCGGGACGCTCGCGGCCTGTCTGCTCGCGGTCGTGGTCGGGTGGGGCGTCGGCCACGCGCTCTAG
- a CDS encoding fluoride efflux transporter FluC gives MSDGTHARTLALVASGGFAGANARWGVDLALAGVPTGLAGTLAANVVGCVLLGFLVSLDRDRVPRRARLAVGTGFLSSFTTYSTFVVGTATSEPAVAVGYVVATYALGFAGVGVGRLAAGRVGSREVPA, from the coding sequence ATGAGCGACGGGACCCATGCACGGACGCTCGCGCTGGTCGCGAGCGGCGGCTTCGCCGGCGCGAACGCCCGGTGGGGCGTCGACCTCGCGCTCGCGGGCGTCCCGACGGGTCTCGCCGGCACGCTCGCCGCCAACGTGGTCGGCTGCGTGCTGCTCGGCTTCCTCGTCTCGCTCGACCGCGACCGCGTCCCCCGCCGGGCCCGTCTCGCCGTCGGCACCGGCTTCCTCTCCTCCTTCACCACGTACAGCACGTTCGTCGTCGGCACGGCGACGAGCGAACCGGCCGTCGCCGTCGGCTACGTCGTGGCGACGTACGCGCTCGGGTTCGCGGGGGTCGGTGTCGGCCGGTTGGCGGCGGGCCGGGTCGGAAGCAGGGAGGTGCCGGCATGA
- a CDS encoding ribbon-helix-helix domain-containing protein, protein MPKVEINIPEHLEMQITQMVERGEFVNREEAIEDLISTGIKAYKTSGPIDDDEPGGGGYEDDGMMGHEDEYVF, encoded by the coding sequence ATGCCAAAGGTCGAAATCAACATCCCCGAACATCTCGAGATGCAGATCACGCAGATGGTAGAGCGTGGAGAGTTCGTGAACCGCGAGGAGGCCATCGAGGATCTGATCTCGACCGGGATCAAGGCCTACAAGACCAGTGGGCCGATCGACGACGACGAGCCCGGTGGTGGCGGCTACGAGGACGACGGGATGATGGGCCACGAAGACGAGTACGTCTTCTGA